One Pantoea eucalypti genomic region harbors:
- a CDS encoding Bax inhibitor-1 family protein, whose protein sequence is MDRYPRNDSIVQPASRGLQAYMAQVYGWMTCGLLLTAFVSWFAARTPAVMELVFANRITFFGLIIAQLALVFFLSGMVHRLSGAVATGLFMLYSALTGITMASIFLVYTYSSIASTFFVTAGMFGAMSFYGYTTKRDLSRFGSLLFMGLIGIVLASLVNFWLKSPALMWAITYIGVVLFVGLTAYDTQKLKNIGEQIDARDTENLRRYSIMGALTLYLDFINLFLMLLRILGNRR, encoded by the coding sequence ATGGACCGATATCCACGCAATGATTCCATCGTTCAACCCGCATCTCGCGGTTTACAAGCCTATATGGCGCAGGTCTATGGCTGGATGACCTGTGGTCTGTTACTGACCGCATTTGTCTCCTGGTTTGCGGCGCGTACGCCCGCGGTGATGGAGCTGGTGTTTGCCAATCGCATTACCTTCTTCGGGCTGATTATCGCGCAGCTGGCGCTGGTGTTCTTCCTGTCAGGCATGGTGCATCGTCTGAGCGGAGCCGTAGCCACCGGGCTGTTTATGCTCTATTCGGCGCTGACCGGCATTACCATGGCGAGTATTTTCCTGGTCTACACCTACTCCTCCATCGCCAGCACCTTCTTTGTCACGGCAGGGATGTTTGGTGCGATGAGCTTCTACGGCTATACCACCAAACGCGATCTGAGCCGTTTTGGCAGCCTGCTGTTTATGGGGCTGATTGGCATTGTGCTGGCGTCGCTGGTGAACTTCTGGCTCAAAAGCCCGGCGCTGATGTGGGCGATTACCTATATCGGCGTGGTGCTCTTTGTGGGATTAACGGCTTATGACACGCAGAAGCTGAAAAACATCGGTGAGCAGATTGATGCCCGCGACACGGAAAACCTGCGTCGCTATTCGATCATGGGCGCGCTAACGCTCTATCTCGACTTCATTAACCTGTTCCTGATGCTGCTGCGGATCCTCGGTAACCGCCGCTGA
- a CDS encoding DUF1615 domain-containing protein, producing the protein MSSTPILQRLTLVAALVLAGCSSKKTPEAPVRQPEDVKAQIQRLLPSHVSNKAAWSDDIYTTFRTQQIDPSASNLCAVIAVADQESNFSAEAAVPGLPKIAWGEINRRAAQVHVPAFLVRTALLIKSPTGESYAARLDKVRSEKDLSAIFDDLIDMVPMGQTLFGNLNPIHTGGPMQVSIAFAEAHAKGYPWPIDGTIRREVFTRHGGIYFGTMHLLGYPADYSQPLYRFADYNAGWYASRNAAFQAAVSKATGMKLALDGDLILYGSDAAGGTELAVRTLSKQIDMSNSDIRRDLEKGEKASFSDSELWKQVFTLADKMAGRKLPREMLPGIKLESPKITRNLTTAWFAQRVDSRYQQCLSRR; encoded by the coding sequence ATGTCATCCACCCCGATTCTGCAACGTCTGACACTGGTCGCCGCACTGGTGCTGGCGGGTTGTAGCAGCAAGAAAACCCCTGAGGCGCCCGTGCGGCAGCCCGAAGATGTCAAAGCGCAGATCCAGCGACTGCTGCCGTCGCACGTCAGTAATAAAGCCGCATGGAGCGACGACATCTACACCACCTTCCGCACGCAGCAGATCGATCCCAGCGCCAGTAATCTCTGCGCAGTCATCGCCGTAGCGGATCAGGAGAGCAACTTCAGCGCGGAGGCCGCCGTACCGGGCCTGCCAAAAATTGCCTGGGGCGAGATCAACCGCCGTGCGGCGCAGGTGCATGTGCCGGCCTTCCTGGTGCGCACCGCACTGCTGATCAAGTCGCCGACCGGGGAAAGTTACGCGGCCCGTCTGGACAAGGTGCGCAGTGAAAAAGATCTCAGCGCTATCTTTGATGACCTGATCGACATGGTGCCGATGGGCCAGACGCTGTTCGGTAATCTCAACCCAATCCACACCGGCGGGCCGATGCAGGTCAGCATTGCGTTTGCCGAAGCACACGCCAAAGGCTACCCGTGGCCGATCGATGGCACCATCCGCCGCGAAGTCTTTACCCGTCACGGCGGAATCTACTTCGGCACTATGCATCTGCTCGGCTACCCGGCTGACTACAGTCAGCCGCTCTACCGCTTTGCCGATTACAATGCGGGCTGGTACGCCAGTCGCAATGCGGCGTTCCAGGCGGCAGTGTCAAAAGCCACCGGCATGAAGCTGGCGCTGGATGGCGATCTGATTCTTTATGGATCGGATGCGGCAGGGGGGACTGAACTCGCGGTGCGCACACTGTCGAAGCAGATCGACATGAGCAACAGCGATATTCGCCGCGATCTGGAGAAAGGGGAAAAAGCGTCGTTCAGCGACAGTGAACTCTGGAAACAGGTCTTTACCCTGGCGGACAAAATGGCGGGTCGCAAACTCCCGCGTGAAATGCTGCCGGGCATCAAGCTGGAAAGCCCGAAAATCACCCGTAATCTGACCACGGCGTGGTTTGCGCAGCGCGTTGACAGCCGCTATCAGCAGTGCCTGTCGCGCCGTTAA
- a CDS encoding OBAP family protein: MFKLWPVAAFSLLLTGCGANNTPAQVQSPGAPTSSSLKVLETGASVMQSRPPIDAINTYLDGFHFYNGDRNGQMEAHHYVTVLNDDVMQAVIYDGNTRDARLMGVEYIISERLFKTLPPEEKKLWHSHQYEVKSGTLIAPGLPAAADHALMTRIANTYGKTWHTWHTDRDKTLPIGIPALMMGFTQDGQMDSRLLADRDRRFDVDSKQIRAERADIVAHPAAPGANAWEKGQVIQLKRTTGGGEHSHGQTGFGPAEQLKQP; encoded by the coding sequence ATGTTTAAACTCTGGCCTGTTGCGGCCTTCAGCCTGTTATTAACCGGCTGCGGCGCCAATAATACGCCTGCCCAGGTGCAGTCACCGGGCGCGCCCACCTCCTCCTCGCTTAAGGTGCTGGAGACGGGTGCCAGCGTGATGCAGTCACGTCCGCCTATCGACGCCATTAACACCTATCTCGATGGCTTCCATTTTTATAACGGCGACAGGAACGGTCAGATGGAGGCGCACCACTATGTCACCGTGCTGAACGACGATGTGATGCAGGCGGTGATTTACGACGGCAATACGCGCGACGCACGGCTGATGGGCGTGGAGTACATTATCAGCGAACGGCTGTTTAAGACCCTGCCGCCGGAAGAGAAGAAACTGTGGCACAGCCATCAGTATGAGGTGAAATCGGGCACGCTGATTGCGCCGGGCTTACCCGCCGCCGCCGACCATGCCCTGATGACACGCATCGCGAACACCTACGGAAAGACCTGGCACACCTGGCACACGGATCGTGATAAAACGCTGCCAATTGGCATTCCGGCCTTGATGATGGGCTTTACACAGGATGGTCAGATGGATTCGCGACTGCTGGCGGATCGCGATCGCCGCTTTGACGTCGACAGTAAACAGATCCGTGCCGAACGAGCGGATATCGTAGCGCATCCGGCGGCACCGGGCGCCAATGCCTGGGAAAAGGGTCAGGTTATTCAGCTGAAGCGCACCACTGGCGGTGGTGAACACAGCCACGGCCAGACCGGCTTTGGCCCGGCGGAGCAGCTAAAGCAGCCTTAA
- the moaE gene encoding molybdopterin synthase catalytic subunit MoaE, whose product METQIRVGPAPFDMAEAYRWLAACDEDGAVVTFTGKVRNHNLGDNVAALTLEHYPGMTEKALQEIVDAARERWPLQRVTVIHRVGELFPGDEIVLVGVTSAHRSSAFSAAEFIMDYLKTRAPFWKREATEQGDRWVDARDSDHQAAQRWD is encoded by the coding sequence ATGGAAACGCAGATTCGCGTTGGCCCTGCACCCTTTGATATGGCGGAAGCGTATCGCTGGCTGGCGGCCTGTGATGAAGATGGTGCGGTGGTAACCTTTACCGGCAAAGTCCGCAACCACAATCTGGGTGATAACGTGGCGGCGTTGACGCTGGAGCACTATCCCGGCATGACCGAAAAAGCGCTGCAGGAGATTGTAGATGCGGCGCGCGAACGCTGGCCACTGCAACGGGTTACCGTGATTCATCGCGTCGGCGAACTGTTTCCCGGCGATGAAATCGTGCTGGTGGGTGTGACCAGTGCGCATCGCAGCAGCGCCTTTTCTGCCGCAGAGTTCATCATGGATTACCTGAAAACCCGCGCCCCCTTCTGGAAGCGTGAAGCGACTGAGCAGGGCGATCGCTGGGTGGACGCCCGCGACAGCGATCACCAGGCAGCTCAGCGCTGGGACTAA
- the moaD gene encoding molybdopterin synthase sulfur carrier subunit, with the protein MIKVLFFAQVRELTGTASLEVGADYPDVATLRSALADRNDRWALALESGKLLAAVNQTLVPMTHPLHAGDEVAFFPPVTGG; encoded by the coding sequence ATGATTAAGGTGCTGTTTTTTGCCCAGGTGCGTGAGCTGACCGGCACGGCATCACTTGAGGTCGGTGCTGATTACCCGGATGTGGCCACGCTGCGCAGTGCGCTGGCCGACCGCAACGATCGCTGGGCGCTGGCGCTGGAGTCAGGCAAACTGCTGGCGGCGGTCAATCAGACGCTGGTGCCGATGACGCATCCGCTGCACGCCGGGGATGAAGTCGCCTTTTTCCCGCCCGTGACCGGAGGCTGA
- the moaC gene encoding cyclic pyranopterin monophosphate synthase MoaC, with the protein MSQLTHINAAGEAHMVDVSAKAETVRQARAEVLVLMQPETLQMIMEGSHHKGDVFATARIAGIQAAKRTWELIPLCHPLMLSKVEVNLEAEPDHNRVRITTLCRLTGKTGVEMEALTAASVAALTIYDMCKAVQKDIVIDQLRLISKSGGKSGDFQAVAHD; encoded by the coding sequence ATGTCTCAACTCACACACATTAACGCCGCGGGCGAAGCACACATGGTGGATGTCTCCGCCAAGGCTGAAACCGTGCGCCAAGCGCGGGCAGAAGTGCTGGTGCTGATGCAGCCTGAAACGCTGCAGATGATTATGGAAGGCAGCCACCACAAAGGGGATGTCTTTGCCACGGCGCGCATCGCCGGGATTCAGGCAGCAAAACGCACCTGGGAGCTGATTCCGCTCTGTCATCCGCTGATGCTGAGCAAAGTGGAAGTGAATCTGGAAGCGGAACCGGATCATAATCGGGTTCGCATTACCACGCTCTGTCGCCTCACCGGCAAAACCGGCGTCGAGATGGAAGCGCTGACGGCCGCCTCGGTTGCCGCCCTCACCATCTACGACATGTGCAAAGCGGTGCAGAAAGATATCGTCATCGATCAGTTGCGTTTAATCAGCAAGAGCGGCGGTAAAAGCGGCGATTTCCAGGCGGTCGCGCATGATTAA
- the moaB gene encoding molybdenum cofactor biosynthesis protein B yields the protein MGKPASEFQALQMAVMTVSDRRDASNDTSGDYLREAAAEAGHEVVDHAIVPDNLYRIRATVSRWIASEDVQVVIINGGTGFNLKNSTPEALLPLFDREIDGFGELFRMVSYEEIGGSTLQSRAVAGLANGTLILAVPGSTSACRTAWERIIADQLDARTAPCNFVSHLKKR from the coding sequence ATGGGTAAACCAGCCAGCGAATTTCAGGCATTGCAGATGGCGGTGATGACGGTGTCAGATCGCCGCGATGCCAGCAACGATACCTCCGGCGACTACCTGCGCGAGGCGGCAGCAGAAGCGGGTCATGAGGTGGTTGATCACGCCATCGTGCCGGATAATCTCTATCGCATCCGCGCCACCGTGTCGCGCTGGATCGCCAGTGAAGATGTACAGGTGGTGATTATTAATGGCGGCACCGGCTTTAACCTGAAAAACAGCACCCCGGAAGCCCTGCTGCCACTGTTTGATCGCGAGATTGACGGCTTTGGCGAACTGTTCCGGATGGTCTCCTATGAAGAGATTGGCGGTTCAACATTGCAGTCGCGCGCCGTTGCCGGTCTGGCCAATGGGACGCTGATTCTGGCTGTGCCGGGATCGACAAGCGCCTGCCGTACTGCCTGGGAGCGGATTATTGCTGATCAGCTTGATGCGCGCACCGCGCCCTGTAATTTTGTCTCACATCTGAAGAAACGGTAA
- the moaA gene encoding GTP 3',8-cyclase MoaA, translating to MSQFTDAYARKFYYLRLSVTDVCNFRCTYCLPDGYKPQGIRNKSFLSLDEIRRVTRAFAAAGTEKVRLTGGEPSLRRDFTDIIAAVRENASIRQIAVTTNGYRLARDVKQWRDAGLTALNVSVDSLDARQFHAITGQDKFHQVMSGIDAALDAGFRQVKVNSVLMRDLNSRNLATFLDWIRTRPIQLRFIELMETGDGGTLFRDQHVSGMVIRDQLIAQGWQRRESGRSDGPAQVFYHPDYVGEIGLIMPYAKDFCASCNRLRVSAHGNLHLCLFGDGGVPLRDLLASDEQQAELQARIASSLGQKKQTHFLHQGNTGITQNLSYIGG from the coding sequence GTGTCACAATTTACTGATGCATACGCGCGTAAGTTCTATTACCTGCGCCTGTCGGTCACGGATGTCTGTAATTTCCGCTGTACCTACTGCCTGCCTGACGGCTACAAACCGCAGGGAATTCGTAACAAAAGCTTTCTCTCTCTGGATGAAATCCGCCGTGTCACGCGGGCCTTCGCCGCTGCCGGCACCGAAAAAGTGCGGCTGACCGGCGGTGAGCCGTCGCTGCGCCGTGATTTCACCGACATCATTGCGGCGGTCCGTGAAAACGCTTCTATCCGCCAGATCGCGGTGACCACTAACGGCTACCGGCTGGCGCGTGATGTGAAGCAGTGGCGCGATGCGGGTTTAACCGCACTTAACGTCAGCGTCGACAGTCTGGATGCCCGTCAGTTTCACGCTATTACCGGTCAGGATAAATTCCATCAGGTGATGAGCGGCATCGATGCCGCGCTGGACGCCGGTTTTCGCCAGGTCAAAGTCAATAGTGTGCTGATGCGCGATCTCAACAGCCGTAATCTGGCGACGTTCCTCGACTGGATCCGCACCCGCCCGATCCAGCTGCGCTTTATCGAACTGATGGAAACCGGCGACGGCGGCACGCTGTTCCGCGATCAGCACGTTTCCGGCATGGTGATCCGCGATCAACTGATCGCCCAGGGCTGGCAGCGCCGCGAAAGTGGACGCAGTGACGGGCCGGCGCAGGTCTTTTACCATCCCGATTATGTCGGCGAGATTGGCCTGATCATGCCTTACGCCAAAGATTTCTGTGCCAGCTGCAACCGTCTGCGTGTCTCAGCGCACGGTAATCTTCACCTGTGCCTGTTTGGTGACGGCGGCGTACCGCTGCGCGACCTGCTGGCGTCCGATGAGCAGCAGGCCGAACTGCAGGCGCGCATTGCCAGCAGCCTGGGGCAGAAAAAGCAGACCCACTTCCTGCATCAGGGCAACACCGGCATCACACAGAATCTCTCTTACATTGGCGGCTAA
- a CDS encoding gluconeogenesis factor YvcK family protein → MNRTLADLDRVVALGGGHGLGRVMSALSPLGSRLTGIVTTTDNGGSTGRIRRSEGGIAWGDMRNCLNQLIAEPSVASAMFEYRFAGNGELAGHNLGNLMLRALDHLSVRPLEAINIIRNLLKVDAFLIPMSEQPVDLVAMDAEGNMVYGETAIDEMKQPPQELMLHPNVQPTREALQAIGDADLILIGPGSFYTSLMPILLMEEMAQALRRTPATMVFIGNLGRELSPAAASLSVADKLQMMERYIGKRVIDAVVVGPSVATEGIENRLIVREPLEAADIKYRHDRQLLRVALEHAIQGFDGATRPQ, encoded by the coding sequence ATGAATCGCACACTGGCCGATCTTGATCGCGTTGTGGCACTGGGAGGCGGACACGGTTTAGGCCGCGTGATGTCTGCCCTTTCCCCGCTGGGCTCGCGTCTCACCGGTATCGTCACCACCACCGACAACGGCGGATCAACCGGCCGTATTCGCCGCTCCGAAGGCGGGATCGCCTGGGGCGACATGCGTAACTGCCTTAACCAGCTGATTGCGGAACCCAGCGTCGCCTCAGCGATGTTTGAGTATCGCTTTGCCGGTAACGGCGAACTGGCCGGACACAATCTCGGTAACCTTATGCTGCGGGCGCTGGATCATTTGAGTGTACGCCCGCTTGAAGCGATTAATATCATCCGCAACCTGCTGAAAGTGGATGCCTTTTTAATCCCGATGTCAGAACAGCCGGTGGATCTGGTGGCGATGGATGCCGAAGGCAATATGGTTTACGGTGAAACCGCCATTGACGAGATGAAACAGCCGCCACAGGAATTGATGCTGCATCCTAATGTCCAGCCCACGCGGGAAGCATTGCAGGCGATAGGTGACGCGGATCTGATCCTGATTGGTCCAGGCAGTTTTTACACCAGCCTGATGCCGATTCTGCTGATGGAAGAGATGGCGCAGGCATTGCGTCGCACGCCCGCCACCATGGTGTTTATCGGCAATCTGGGCCGTGAGCTCAGTCCCGCTGCCGCCAGTCTGTCTGTGGCTGATAAGCTTCAGATGATGGAGCGTTACATTGGCAAGCGAGTCATTGATGCGGTGGTGGTCGGCCCGTCAGTGGCAACAGAGGGCATTGAAAACCGTTTGATTGTCCGGGAACCGCTGGAGGCCGCCGACATCAAATATCGTCACGACCGCCAGCTATTACGGGTGGCGCTGGAACACGCCATTCAGGGCTTTGACGGCGCTACGAGGCCGCAATAA